The Bombus terrestris chromosome 9, iyBomTerr1.2, whole genome shotgun sequence genome contains a region encoding:
- the LOC100645997 gene encoding uncharacterized protein LOC100645997, which translates to MDSFKVTFTLALMTLAIIHISTADLPKPSYARTMLKVSRSLPGETEELKVRTSEGNVATLIVKRRDKSYPEQQTANEPVKTPQDPENPNLELTNENATSSDVSESTKTEPKTKEDIRRLEEAQIEQLRAKLSDSDIQRSFSKLENVSANEETNIGEKIRPVREQNIDYGSWTPLGTDGRAVQLQESTTEEYLSWKPLQSDLKTTTEERTNYARFDPAFPAGGLLLPRHFQDRSERKLQLADQSEEKTRYTFLPHQIRSSRTNIGANAAKNRDGKNVPPEVIVRSEINVKSNPKRSPMTLDRDGTPVIHGKRVPDEPIDKIQTWRNARVINNKLIHDAGSMDNLETSSSFYPTENAVERQRFERFFKNVNRRYGKDYEEEGRNVFFEWDPKNYKNEALKAEVYEARTDNYRSNSHKRMLHPDGVSIYPVSQLYTPESQKIAPVALKPGARAPVLQYAHPELGVQPAKILKNEKRRPDNFPENQYSFTEQRQKKKYVLNDKNIVDTYTTKNYYPNQHFYGLKRPNDAPFWVKISENLKNQFSNGVEKVSQFTRPVIDPLVEATHKISQNLGLSNGKEAEDKIGTVTSGSSILIPALGLVASGAALGIGAVAVGRYLDVDVLKRSNEALGSEVEYQRALDASQPLLRQADQENNGGDSEQIDKYSGTVYFLENVTPNEELKVDRDGGNSNNRNGVWLIVEGNGKVEKQETKPEMEENKQATGYSRRKRSLDYLDIFQAEGNLKNLIRNKRLQRKGPDSISEIVEIDLPSREGSIDVTEFLIPNRKANDRSNSKKNSEDSAILIIEDGSTPLDFLQKNQVNDMSDKNDLASLERVAEASASDEKDSVDGRDERRRRRSIESDQELEDALQNLENAEVAEVAHIDGDWTNTPCAKRIFCDAMIERGADAVILMEKKMAGLLGLIQPGAAVQVSSHFQQVMDAVRRHDCSSFLCPQARPGNVFF; encoded by the exons ATGGACAGCTTTAAG GTGACGTTCACTCTGGCGTTGATGACACTAGCCATCATCCACATCAGCACGGCTGATCTACCGAAACCCAGCTACGCTAGAACGATGCTGAAAGTATCGCGAAGCCTTCCGGGCGAAACAGAGGAGCTGAAAGTACGAACCAGCGAAGGGAACGTGGCAACTTTGATCGTGAAACGTCGAGACAAGTCCTATCCCGAACAACAAACAGCGAACGAGCCTGTTAAAACTCCTCAAGATCCTGAAAATCCTAATCTTGAACTAACCAACGAGAACGCCACATCGTCGGACGTATCTGAATCGACAAAAACCGAACCAAAGACCAAAGAGGACATCAGAAGATTGGAAGAGGCTCAAATAGAACAACTCAGAGCGAAACTGTCAGACTCTGACATCCAAAGAAGCTTCTCCAAACTTGAAAACGTATCCGCGAATGAAGAGACGAACATCGGTGAAAAGATTCGACCGGTCAGAGAACAGAACATCGACTACGGAAGCTGGACGCCTCTGGGTACCGATGGAAGGGCTGTTCAACTTCAGGAATCGACGACAGAGGAATATCTGAGTTGGAAACCTCTTCAAAGTGATTTGAAGACGACTACCGAGGAAAGGACCAATTACGCCAGATTTGATCCAGCGTTTCCTGCAGGTGGACTACTTCTGCCGCGACATTTTCAAGACAGATCGGAGAGGAAACTGCAGTTGGCCGACCAGAGCGAGGAAAAGACTCGCTACACGTTCTTGCCTCATCAAATTCGATCTTCGAGAACGAATATCGGGGCAAACGCGGCCAAGAACAGAGATGGCAAGAACGTGCCGCCAGAAGTAATTGTCAGGTCGGAGATAAACGTGAAATCAAATCCAAAGAGGTCGCCAATGACGCTGGATAGGGATGGTACCCCTGTGATTCATGGCAAGAGGGTTCCCGACGAACCTATCGACAAGATTCAAACGTGGCGCAACGCACGAGTGATTAACAATAAATTGATACACGATGCAGGATCTATGGACAACCTGGAAACCTCTTCGAGTTTTTATCCGACGGAGAATGCTGTGGAGAGGCAGAGGTTCGAGAGATTCTTCAAGAACGTTAACAGGAG ATACGGCAAAGACTACGAAGAGGAAGGGAGAAACGTGTTCTTCGAGTGGGATCCAAAGAACTACAAGAACGAAGCGTTGAAAGCAGAGGTCTACGAAGCAAGAACAGACAATTACCGAAGCAATTCTCACAAAAGGATGCTACATCCTGACGGCGTGTCGATCTATCCAGTTTCGCAGCTCTACACCCCGGAAAGTCAAAAGATCGCGCCAGTGGCCTTGAAACCTGGTGCCAGAGCACCTGTCCTTCAATACGCTCATCCAGAATTGGGCGTGCAGCCTGCAAAGATCCTAAAAAACGAGAAGAGAAGACCGGACAATTTCCCGGAGAACCAATACTCCTTTACCGAACAAAGACAGAAGAAGAAGTACGTCTTAAACGACAAGAACATCGTGGACACTTACACGACGAAGAATTATTACCCTAATCAGCATTTCTATGGCCTGAAGAGACCGAACGACGCGCCATTTTGGGTGAAAATCTCGGAGAACCTGAAAAACCAATTCTCCAATGGCGTGGAGAAGGTTTCACAATTTACTCGGCCAGTGATCGATCCTCTGGTGGAAGCTACGCATAAAATTTCACAGAATTTAGGTCTTTCGAACGGCAAAGAGGCTGAAGACAAGATCGGCACTGTTACTTCCGGTAGCAGTATCCTGATTCCAGCTCTGGGACTCGTGGCATCAGGCGCTGCTCTCGGAATCGGTGCTGTCGCTGTTGGAAGATACCTAGACGTTGATGTTCTAAAGAGATCTAACGAAGCTCTAGGCAGCGAGGTGGAATATCAACGAGCTTTGGACGCTAGTCAGCCTTTGTTGAGGCAAGCGGATCAAGAGAATAATGGCGGAGACTCGGAGCAGATAGACAAATATAGCGGAACCGTGTACTTCCTCGAGAACGTAACGCCGAACGAAGAATTGAAAGTTGATCGCGATGGTGGAAATTCGAATAATCGGAACGGAGTTTGGTTGATCGTAGAGGGAAATGGGAAAGTAGAGAAGCAAGAGACTAAGCCGGAAATGGAGGAGAATAAGCAGGCAACGGGATACTCGAGAAGGAAACGAAGTCTCGATTATTTGGACATTTTCCAAGCGGAAGGGAATTTAAAGAACTTAATCAGAAATAAACGTTTGCAACGAAAGGGACCTGACTCGATCAGCGAGATCGTAGAGATCGATCTTCCTTCTCGCGAAGGTAGCATCGACGTCACGGAGTTTCTTATTCCAAATAGAAAAGCGAACGATCGAAGTAATTCGAAAAAGAACAGCGAGGATTCTGCTATTTTGATAATCGAGGATGGCTCCACGCCTTTGGACTTCCTCCAGAAAAATCAGGTTAACGATATGTCTGATAAGAACGATTTGGCCAGCTTGGAGAGGGTCGCAGAAGCTTCTGCGAGCGATGAAAAAGATTCTGTAGACGGAAGGGACGAAAGACGAAGGAGAAGAAGTATCGAAAGCGATCAGGAACTGGAAGACGCACTTCAGAATCTGGAAAACGCAGAGGTTGCTGAGGTAGCTCATATCGATGGTGACTGGACCAACACACCATGTGCCAAAAGGATATTCTGCGACGCCATGATCGAAAGGGGCGCAGATGCGGTTATTTTGATGGAGAAAAAAATGGCTGGTCTTTTAGGCTT AATTCAGCCGGGAGCAGCTGTCCAAGTGTCCAGCCACTTCCAACAGGTCATGGACGCGGTACGAAGACACGATTGTTCGAGCTTTCTGTGTCCCCAGGCCAGGCCAGGAAACGTTTTCTtctaa
- the LOC100651043 gene encoding odorant receptor 13a-like, producing the protein MDIQRDRDIDLNYMYGWNYNMLKFMGIWPEERKWNRPYSYFVLLPCIVMVCFICAPQTFNLSIIAGDSDLVIENLSTNITITISLMKTMAVWIKGKPLKSLLRCMANDWNTVTNNADREKMVNIARITKKITIRSILLANIVIVAFLPARLSSMIYNDKELFYRGYYPYNTTISPNFELTLIGQLMAALYAAITYTTVDTFVVLLIFHVCGQLSILRDDLRKIHSYDNKNVEMKLQKIVQKHVYINRFAETIEDSFNMMLLFQMLGCTTQLCSQTYQVLMSLGEEAIEHMILQITFLLIYVIYVMLQLLLYCYMGEKLTVESTEIANTAYSAQWYNLTPKNARWLVIIMCRARSSPLQITAGRFCCFTLVLYSQSNTQSVSEADLGALHPATSPYDISKSQNFEIAWPGQFMSSVLTAICYSCFDTFLAVLVLYLCGQLTVLRMALEDPTYATKKNNYAKFYERLRFTVNQDNQLSRLVETIYQYSKSVCAN; encoded by the exons ATGGATATCCAACGAG ATAGAGACATAGATTTAAACTATATGTACGGTTGGAACTACAACATGCTGAAGTTTATGGGTATTTGGCCGGAAGAGAGGAAATGGAACCGACCTTACAGTTACTTCGTTCTATTGCCGTGTATTGTGATGGTGTGCTTCATTTGTGCTCCACAAACTTTTAATCTTTCAATAATCGCGGGTGACTCTGATCTGGTGATCGAGAATCTATCGACTAACATTACTATCACGATTTCGCTTATGAAGACTATGGCTGTTTGGATCAAAGGCAAAC CATTAAAGTCTTTGTTGAGATGCATGGCCAATGACTGGAACACAGTGACAAACAATGCCGACCGAGAAAAAATGGTGAACATCGCGAGAATCACTAAAAAGATTACGATAAGAAGCATACTGCTGGCCAACATCGTAATTGTAGCTTTTTTGCCTGCACGATTGTCTAGCATGATATACAACGACAAAGAACTGTTTTACCGTGGTTATTACCCCTACAATACTACGATCAGTCCAAATTTCGAATTGACACTAATCGGTCAATTAATGGCTGCTCTTTATGCAGCCATAACATATACAACGGTAGATACTTTTGTCGTCTTGTTGATTTTTCATGTCTGTGGACAACTTTCGATTTTGAGAGACGATCTAAGGAAGATTCATTCGTATGATAacaaaaatgtagaaatgaAATTACAGAAGATCGTGCAAAAGCATGTATACATTAATAG GTTCGCAGAAACGATAGAGGATTCTTTTAATATGATGCTTCTGTTTCAAATGCTGGGTTGCACCACTCAGCTATGCTCTCAGACTTACCAAGTTCTTATG tcaCTTGGAGAGGAAGCGATAGAACATATGATTTTGCAAATTACATTTCTGTTGATATACGTAATTTACGTGATGTTGCAATTACTCTTATATTGTTACATGGGCGAAAAGCTAACTGTCGAG AGTACAGAAATTGCCAATACGGCATACAGTGCCCAATGGTACAATTTAACTCCCAAGAATGCAAGATGGCTTGTAATTATCATGTGCCGTGCCAGGTCTTCACCCTTACAAATTACAGCAGGAAGATTTTGTTGCTTTACTTTAGTGCTATACTCTCAG AGTAATACACAAAGCGTGTCAGAAGCTGATCTAGGAGCACTTCATCCAGCTACGTCCCCTTACGACATCAGCAAGAGTCAAAATTTTGAGATCGCATGGCCGGGACAATTCATGAGCTCTGTGTTAACCGCGATATGCTATTCTTGTTTCGACACGTTCCTTGCGGTTCTCGTGTTATACTTGTGCGGTCAATTAACTGTTCTTAGGATGGCTCTCGAGGATCCGACATACGCGACGAAAAAGAATAATTACGCAAAGTTCTATGAACGACTGAGATTCACTGTGAACCAGGACAATCAGTTGTCTAGGTTGGTAGAAACGATTTATCAGTACTCTAAAAGTGTTTGCGCGAATTAA
- the LOC105666101 gene encoding odorant receptor 4, which translates to MIDRDIDLNYVYGWNYNMLKFIGIWPEERKWNRSSSYFILLPCIVMVCFICAPQTINLPIIAGDSDLVIENLSTNITITISLMKTMAVWIKGKPLKSLLKCMANDWDTVTNNADREKMVTIARITKKITIRSILLANIVVAAFLPARLSSMIYNDKELFYRGYYPYNTTISPNFELTLIGQLMAALYTAITYTTVDTFVVLLIFHVCGQLSILRDDLRKIHSYDDKNVEMKLQKIVQRHVYINRFAETIEKSFNMMLLFQMLGCTTQLCSQTYQVIMSLGEEAIEHMILQITFLLIYVIYVMLQLLLYCYMGEKLTVESTEIANTAYDAEWYNLPPKNARWLVIIMCRARSSPLQITAGRFCCFTLVLYSQVLKTSMGYVSVLLAMKNK; encoded by the exons ATGATAGATAGAGACATAGATTTAAACTATGTGTACGGTTGGAACTACAATATGCTGAAGTTTATTGGTATTTGGCCGGAAGAGAGGAAATGGAATCGATCTTCCAGTTACTTCATTCTGTTACCGTGTATCGTGATGGTGTGCTTCATTTGTGCTCCACAAACTATTAATCTTCCGATAATCGCGGGTGACTCTGATCTGGTGATCGAGAATCTATCGACTAACATTACTATCACGATTTCTCTTATGAAGACTATGGCTGTTTGGATCAAAGGCAAAC CATTAAAGTCTTTGCTGAAATGCATGGCCAATGACTGGGATACAGTGACAAACAACGCAGATCGAGAAAAAATGGTGACCATCGCGAGGATCACTAAAAAGATTACGATAAGAAGTATACTGCTGGCCAACATCGTAGTTGCAGCTTTTTTGCCTGCACGATTGTCTAGCATGATATACAACGACAAGGAACTGTTTTACCGTGGTTATTACCCCTACAATACTACGATCAGTCCAAATTTCGAATTAACACTAATCGGTCAATTGATGGCTGCTCTTTATACAGCCATAACATATACAACGGTAGATACTTTTGTCGTCCTGTTGATTTTTCATGTTTGTGGACAACTTTCGATTCTGAGAGACGATCTAAGGAAGATTCATTCGTATGATGacaaaaatgtagaaatgaAATTACAGAAGATCGTGCAAAGGCATGTATACATTAATAG GTTCGCAGAAACGATAGAGAAATCTTTCAACATGATGCTACTGTTTCAAATGCTTGGTTGCACCACTCAGCTATGCTCTCAGACTTATCAAGTTATTATG tcaCTTGGAGAGGAAGCGATAGAACATATGATTTTGCAAATTACATTTCTGTTGATATACGTAATTTACGTGATGTTGCAATTACTCTTATATTGTTACATGGGCGAAAAGCTAACTGTCGAG AGTACAGAAATTGCCAATACGGCGTACGATGCCGAATGGTACAATTTACCTCCCAAGAATGCAAGATGGCTTGTAATTATCATGTGCCGTGCCAGGTCTTCACCCTTACAAATTACAGCAGGAAGATTTTGTTGCTTTACCTTAGTGCTATACTCTCAG GTCTTAAAAACCTCGATGGGGTATGTATCCGTTCTACtcgcaatgaaaaataaataa
- the LOC105666099 gene encoding uncharacterized protein LOC105666099, protein MVNDWDTVTNEAERETMVNISIITRKTTMRSTLMVNIVVLAFLPARLSNVRYNDSALFFRGYFPYNTSISPNFELTMIGQFVATVYAANTYTAIDTFVVLLIFHVCGQLSNLRDDLRKIHTYSKKDVETKLQKIIQKHEYINSFGDEKLLKFAIFQSTEIANTAYYAEWYNLPPKSAKWLVIIMCRARSSPLKITAGRFYWFTLALYTQVSVNEF, encoded by the exons ATGGTCAACGATTGGGACACAGTGACGAACGAAGCCGAACGAGAAACAATGGTGAACATCTCGATAATCACCAGAAAGACTACCATGAGAAGCACATTGATGGTTAACATCGTCGTTCTCGCTTTTCTACCTGCACGACTATCTAACGTGAGATACAACGACAGCGCACTGTTCTTTCGTGGCTATTTCCCCTACAACACCAGCATCAGTCCAAATTTCGAATTGACGATGATCGGTCAATTCGTCGCTACCGTTTATGCAGCGAATACCTACACAGCTATAGATACTTTTGTCGTCCTGCTGATTTTTCATGTCTGTGGACAGCTTTCGAATTTAAGAGACGATTTACGGAAGATTCATACGTACAGTAAGAAAGATGTAGAAACGAAGTTGCAGAAAATTATTCAGAAGCACGAATATATTAACAG TTTCGGTgatgagaaattattaaaattcgcaATTTTTCAGAGTACGGAAATAGCTAACACGGCGTACTATGCCGAATGGTACAATTTACCTCCCAAGAGTGCAAAATGGCTTGTAATTATTATGTGCCGTGCCAGATCTTCACCGTTAAAAATTACAGCAGGCAGATTTTATTGGTTTACTCTAGCGCTATATACTCAGGTAAGTGTAAACGAGTTCTAA
- the LOC105666100 gene encoding odorant receptor 13a-like, with amino-acid sequence MSIRSLVSFAFHPRMLSFLFPRLQSNTQSVSEADLGALHPATSPYDISKSQNFEIAWPGQFMSSVLTAICYSCFDTFLAVLVLYLCGQLTVLRMALEDPTYATKKNNYAKFYERLRFTVNQDNQLSRFAAILEDRFNFTILIRVIICTSLYCLTGCRMITSVNQVQADLPIVGMIFLIIHVIYTVLLLLTYDHVGEMLRGQVSYLYINRKFV; translated from the exons ATGAGTATCCGTTCACTCGTCTCTTTTGCTTTTCACCCTCGAATGctatcctttctttttccccGCTTGCAGAGTAATACACAAAGCGTGTCAGAAGCTGATCTAGGAGCACTTCATCCAGCTACGTCCCCTTACGACATCAGCAAGAGTCAAAATTTTGAGATCGCATGGCCGGGACAATTCATGAGCTCTGTGTTAACCGCGATATGCTATTCTTGTTTCGACACGTTCCTTGCGGTTCTCGTGTTATACTTGTGCGGTCAATTAACTGTTCTTAGGATGGCTCTCGAGGATCCGACATACGCGACGAAAAAGAATAATTACGCAAAGTTCTATGAACGACTGAGATTCACTGTGAACCAGGACAATCAGTTGTCTAG GTTTGCCGCGATCCTGGAAGATCGTTTCAACTTCACGATACTTATTCGGGTTATAATCTGCACGTCGTTGTATTGTCTAACTGGATGCCGTATGATAACC TCCGTAAATCAGGTGCAAGCGGACCTGCCAATAGTTGGAATGATATTTCTCATCATACACGTAATTTATACTGTGCTGCTTCTTCTCACTTATGACCATGTGGGTGAAATGCTTCGTGGACAAGtgagttatttatatataaatagaaaatttgtcTAA
- the LOC105666102 gene encoding odorant receptor 4-like, translating to MDIKRDRDIDLNNIYAWNYNLLKFMGIWPEERKWNRSSSYLVLFPFLTMVCFACGPQTINLSIIAGDSDLVIENLSNNITFMVSIMKTLTVWINGIPLKSLLGYMANDWDAVTNNIERETMVNTARITRKITIGSTLMVNIVILAFVPARLSSMKNNDITLFLRGYYPYNTSISPNFELTMIGQYVAAIYAANTYTTVDTLVVLLIFHVCGQLAILRQDLGKIHSYDKKNIEMKMQKIVEKHEYINRFAGRIENSFNMMLLFQMLSCTIQICSQFYQVIMSLGENTMEDMILQISFLLIYVAYVMLQLFLYCYMGEKLAAESTEIANIAYSTKWYNLPPKNARWLVIIMCRARSSPLQITAGRFCSFTFALYCQVLKTSMGYVSVLHAMKNQ from the exons ATGGATATAAAACGAG ATAGAGATATAGATTTAAACAATATATACGCTTGGAATTACAACCTGCTGAAGTTTATGGGTATCTGGCCGGAAGAGAGGAAATGGAACCGATCTTCCAGTTACCTAgttctttttccatttctcaCGATGGTGTGCTTCGCATGTGGTCCACAAACTATTAACCTTTCGATAATCGCGGGTGACTCTGATCTGGTGATCGAGAATCTATCGAATAACATTACCTTCATGGTTTCGATTATGAAGACTTTGACTGTTTGGATCAACGGCATAC CGTTAAAGTCTCTGCTAGGATATATGGCCAATGACTGGGACGCAGTGACGAATAATATCGAACGAGAAACAATGGTGAACACCGCGAGGATCACTAGAAAGATTACAATAGGAAGCACATTGATGGTCAACATCGTAATTCTCGCTTTTGTGCCTGCACGATTGTCTAGCATGAAAAATAACGACATTACACTATTCCTTCGTGGCTATTACCCGTACAACACTAGTATCAGTCCAAATTTCGAATTGACAATGATCGGTCAATACGTGGCTGCCATTTATGCAGCGAATACGTACACAACTGTAGATACTCTCGTCGTCCTACTGATTTTCCATGTCTGCGGACAGCTTGCGATTTTGAGGCAAGATTTAGGGAAGATTCATTCGTacgataagaaaaatatagaaatgaagATGCAGAAGATTGTCGAAAAGCATGAATATATAAATAG GTTCGCGGGAAGGATAGAGAATTCCTTTAATATGATGCTTCTGTTTCAAATGCTGAGTTGCACCATTCAGATATGTTCTCAGTTTTACCAAGTTATTATG TCGTTAGGAGAGAATACAATGGAAGACATGATTTTGCAAATTTCGTTCCTGTTGATATACGTAGCTTACGTGATGTTGCAACTGTTTCTATATTGTTACATGGGAGAAAAACTAGCAGCCGAG aGTACAGAAATAGCTAACATAGCCTACAGTACAAAATGGTACAATTTACCTCCCAAAAATGCAAGATGGCTTGTAATTATTATGTGTCGTGCCAGGTCTTCACCCTTACAAATTACAGCTGGCAGATTTTGTTCCTTTACTTTCGCGCTCTATTGTCAG GTCTTAAAAACGTCGATGGGGTATGTTTCTGTTCTACACGCAATGAAAAATCAATAA